Genomic window (Deltaproteobacteria bacterium):
ATCAAACCCGGCTCGGTTGCCAGCGAGGCGGGGCGGGCCCTGCGTCACCGGACGCGCGCGGCGTGCAGCAGCGCGCGTAGGAAGGCCTCGCGCTCCTCCGCCGCGACCGGGCCGTGGCCGATCCGCGCGCTCAGCACGGCGACCGCCCGCTCGAGGACCTCGGCGGCGCGCTCGGGCGGGAGCGCGGCGAGCCGGCGCAGCGTCTGGCGCAGCAGCGCGAGCTCGTTCGGCCCGAGACGGGCGATCTGGCTCCGCTCGAAGCGGAACCCCCCGCTCGCGTCGGGGGGCGTGTCGGGCAGAGGCGCCGCGAGCTCGGGCCGGTCGAGGCGCACGACGATCGTGCCCGCGGCGAGGTCGCCCAGGCGCTTGCCGTCGCGCGAGAGCACGATGCTGACCAGACCCACGGTGTAGTACCAGGGCAGGACATCCACCAGGCGCAGCAGATTGCGCACGAGAGATTCCCTGAGCGAAATCGGGAACCCGCCGTCGCGCACGACGCGGAGGCCGACCAGCGCCTTGCCGAGCGAGCGCCCGCCCGTCGTCATCTCGCAGAAGACGAAGTAGCCCCACTCGATCACCAGCTGGATCACCAGGAAGAGCCCGAAGAAGCTGAGCACGAGCCCCTCGACGCTCTCCGGATGCTTGCGCGCGGTCTCGAATGCGTTGAGGAACGTGCGCCCGACGAAGGGCGCCGCCAGCACGAGCAGAACGAGCGTCGCGATCTGCAGGACCAGGACCACCAGGTAGTCGATGGCGTAGGCCAGCATCCGGCTGGTCGGGCCCGCCACCGGGAGGTAGAGCGCC
Coding sequences:
- a CDS encoding RDD family protein encodes the protein MADKAPHETIAGEAGQVVRAPEQVALYLPVAGPTSRMLAYAIDYLVVLVLQIATLVLLVLAAPFVGRTFLNAFETARKHPESVEGLVLSFFGLFLVIQLVIEWGYFVFCEMTTGGRSLGKALVGLRVVRDGGFPISLRESLVRNLLRLVDVLPWYYTVGLVSIVLSRDGKRLGDLAAGTIVVRLDRPELAAPLPDTPPDASGGFRFERSQIARLGPNELALLRQTLRRLAALPPERAAEVLERAVAVLSARIGHGPVAAEEREAFLRALLHAARVR